A window of the Streptomyces luomodiensis genome harbors these coding sequences:
- a CDS encoding TIGR03621 family F420-dependent LLM class oxidoreductase: MGSFRFGVAMHSVGGREEWNKKCRQAERFGYDVILVPDHLGLPAPFSAMVAAAGVTEWPRIGSFVLNTSFWNPTLLARDVVTADQLTDGRLEVGLGAGHRKEEFEATGFPWRPLAERIDHLERTIDHLSGAYEEAIRADTLIQRPGPPLFLGGNSDRLLALAARHADIVGFSALTKGPAPQGFRILSAEVMAERVAFFRSAAGARAAEVELNILVRDVVITDDRDGEARRWHERTPDLSLEEFLAAPAVLLGRVDEIAAQVCSWRDRFGFRYLTVHEPWLETFAPVIEALSGE, from the coding sequence ATGGGATCTTTTCGTTTCGGTGTCGCGATGCACTCGGTGGGCGGACGGGAGGAATGGAACAAGAAATGCCGCCAGGCGGAGCGCTTCGGGTACGACGTGATTCTGGTGCCGGATCACCTCGGATTGCCCGCGCCGTTCTCCGCGATGGTCGCGGCGGCCGGGGTGACGGAGTGGCCGCGGATCGGCTCGTTCGTCCTCAACACCTCGTTCTGGAATCCGACGCTGCTGGCGCGGGACGTCGTGACCGCTGATCAGCTCACCGACGGGCGGCTGGAGGTCGGGCTCGGCGCGGGCCACCGGAAGGAGGAGTTCGAGGCGACGGGCTTCCCCTGGCGGCCGCTGGCCGAGCGGATCGACCACCTCGAGCGGACGATCGACCACCTGTCCGGCGCGTACGAGGAGGCGATACGGGCCGACACGCTGATCCAGCGCCCCGGTCCGCCGCTGTTCCTCGGCGGCAACAGCGACCGGCTGCTCGCGCTGGCCGCGCGGCACGCGGACATCGTGGGGTTCTCCGCGCTGACGAAGGGCCCCGCGCCGCAGGGGTTCCGGATTCTCAGCGCCGAGGTCATGGCCGAGCGGGTCGCCTTCTTCCGTTCGGCGGCCGGTGCGCGGGCGGCCGAGGTGGAGCTGAACATCCTGGTCCGGGATGTCGTGATCACCGACGACCGGGACGGCGAGGCCCGCCGCTGGCATGAGCGGACGCCGGATCTGTCCCTGGAGGAGTTCCTCGCCGCGCCGGCCGTGCTGCTGGGCAGGGTGGACGAGATCGCCGCCCAGGTGTGCTCCTGGCGTGACCGGTTCGGTTTCCGCTACCTCACCGTGCACGAGCCGTGGCTGGAGACCTTCGCCCCGGTGATCGAGGCGCTCAGCGGGGAATGA
- a CDS encoding type I polyketide synthase: protein MNSEHASVEDAVPDAIAVVGLSCRLPQAPNPSAFWRLLCEGTDAITETPPERRSPTAPAGPVPRGGFLDHPDRFDAGFFRISPREATAMDPQQRLMLELGWEALEDAGIVPDLAAAGRTGVYLGAFADDYATLFHRSPVEAGEHTLTGLSRGIVANRISYALGLSGPSLVVDTGQSSSLVAVHLACQSLRRGESDLALAGGVNLILAPDSTDATEKFGALSPDGRCFTFDHRANGYVRGEGGGLVVLKPFAAARADGDHIYCLIRGSAVNNDGPGAGLTTPTTRGQQDALRRACAEAGVHPSDLSYVELHGTGTKVGDPIEARSLGAVLGAARPATSPLAVGSAKTNVGHLEAAAGIVGLIKTTLAIEHGVLPPTLNFERPHPDIPLDDLNLRVQTTLGPWPDRGRPRVAGVNSFGMGGTNCHVVLAEPPGGPAAEQPAQLAEESRDISVPALPWLLSGRTAPALRAQAGRLRTHLAENPALRPVDVAYSLATSRAALEQRAVVVTPGAAEAGEAAAHGLGALAADEPAAEVVRGVVAEGTCALLFAGQGSQRVGMGRELYESYPVFAEAFDAVCEGFAPLPVRDVVFGADQELLDRTEFAQPALFAVEVALFRLVESWGVVPDFVLGHSVGELAAAHVAGVFSLGDACRLVGARGRLMQALPSGGAMVAVEASEAEVLEALAERDGVDVAAVNGPSSTVVSGVASVVEAVAAEWEARGRRVRRLRVSHAFHSSLMDGMLDDFRRVAESVEYAEPRIPLVLNVSGRVGVPDGAEYWVRHVREAVRFHDGVRALEAEGVTTFVELGPDGTLSGMAQDSVAGVSVPVLRRDRPEAESLWRAVATAHVRGVAVDWHAVFAGSGARRVPLPTYAFQRKRYWLGDPTEGPTEGEAPAEAAVEPASLARRLHGRPEDEQERIVLDVVRAHAAAVLGHSTPQDIDPGLSFKDHGFTSGTSVELRNALNEATALTLPSSLLFDQPTPLVLARHIRDQLLGSRESAPSLRPTVAPADRDPVVITAMGCRFPGGVTSPELLWRLVADEVDAITGLPADRGWSPDELYDPEGAGLGTSYAREGGFLTGLGDFDAEFFGISPREALAMDPQQRLLLEVTWETFERAGIDPATLRGSRTGVFMGATAQEYGPRLYESDEDAAGYLLTGTTASVVSGRVAYTFGLEGPALTVDTACSSSLVALHLATRALASGECDLALAGGVTAMAAPGMFVEFSRQRGLAPDGRCKAFAASADGTGWAEGVGVLLVARLSEARRRGLPVLAVVRGSAVNQDGASNGLTAPNGPSQQRVIRDALVGARLGPGDVDAVEAHGTGTKLGDPIEAQALLATYGRGRAVDRPLWLGSLKSNIGHAQAAAGVGGVIKMVMAMRHGVLPRTLHVDEPSPHVDWSSGGVSLLTEAREWPETDGRPRRAGVSSFGVSGTNAHVVLEHVHVPADHIAAVEAVEGAVEGGPVVWALSARSAEALRAQAARLAAFVDGAPELRPLDVGWSLATTRAALDRRAVVVGRSRADFLDQLRDLSPSAAPGGVLRTAGRTVLVFPGQGSQWVGMAVDLLGASPVFAGRMAECERALSAHVDWSLTGVLGDEVALGRVDVVQPVLWAVMVSLAALWESLGVVPGAVVGHSQGEIAAACVAGGLSLEDGARVVALRSRALTALAGGGGMVSVAVSADDAIALLEPWDGRVGVAAVNGPSSVVVSGDAAALDEFVAACEVDGVRARRIEVDYASHSAHVEVLRERLLEELSGIAPMRSRVPFFSTVTGDWLDTEQLDAGYWYRNLRETVRFATATQALLDDGFGVFIEASAHPVLTYGVQESIEAAGAEAVALGSLRRDEGGLDRFLRSVGEAYVHGVDVDWSSLFEGARRVDLPTYAFQRQRYWLDAQGGRQDAGSLGLARADHPLLGAAVELPGDGGLVLTGRLSLSSHPWLADHTVLGSALFPGTAFLELAAHAGREAGCALLEELTLQAPLVLSATGGVSLHVRVSAPDDEGRRSLEIHSRPQDAPAEAPWTRHAAGVLAVSADPVVTTARSAAAWPSPADRASVDVAGLYDTLSETGYHYGPAFQGLSAVWRADGEVFAETRLPQGLEPASFGLHPALLDAALHAVLLDPADRTPDVRLPFAWTGVLLRPTAATALRVRMSPAGPEAVKLVVTDEAGEHIATVDSLALRPVSSEELRAGRRNPAESLYGVEWSAATLPTGPFDDAPYRVPDGGELPAAARTPSVVTVALGPAGAGQGGPHAAHDVAERALTLIRQWLEDEERPAAARLVIVTRRAVGVRADEEIADLAGAVVWGLVRSAQSEHPGRFVLIDVDGTEESEPVLAAAVASGEPQLALRSGVAYVPRLTRVASAGAGVGVGSGVGVDAGATGAGAGGAAPVGAAEPLDPDGTVLVTGGTGALGALIARHLVTHHGVRRLLLTGRRGAQAPGAAELVAELAELGADARAVACDVADRDALAAVLADVPRSHPLTAVVHAAGVLDDGLVTALTPERLHAVLRPKVDAAWHLHELTAGQSLAAFVLFSSVVGTLGGAGQGNYAAANTFLDALAHHRRATGLAGQSLAWGLWEEVGGMTGHLDEADRRRIERHGMTPLSRRDGLELFDLARASGRALAVPAHLVVGALRTHPSPLVAGLVPGAARAARPGPAESPAESLAGRVAGLAPEERERAVLEFVRAQTAAVLGHDTPEAVDEEQAFKKLGFDSLTAVDLRNRVTAASGLALPVTVVFNHPTPAALARHLLEELGAGERTGTDLVLAELDRAEEAFAGVPSDDGRRGAVTARLRAMLRKWDEAVGRRLDGPVPSPDPSSAGAGDGDLDEDVDLGTATDEAMFELIDKELGHP from the coding sequence GTGAACAGCGAGCACGCGTCGGTTGAGGACGCCGTACCCGACGCCATAGCCGTGGTCGGCCTCTCCTGCCGCCTGCCGCAGGCCCCGAACCCCTCGGCCTTCTGGCGGCTGTTGTGCGAGGGAACCGACGCGATCACCGAGACGCCCCCGGAACGCCGCTCCCCGACGGCGCCGGCCGGCCCCGTACCGCGCGGAGGCTTCCTCGACCACCCCGACCGGTTCGACGCGGGCTTCTTCCGGATCTCCCCCCGCGAGGCCACCGCGATGGACCCCCAGCAGCGGCTGATGCTGGAGCTGGGCTGGGAGGCGCTGGAGGACGCCGGAATCGTGCCGGACCTGGCCGCCGCGGGCCGGACCGGCGTCTACCTCGGCGCCTTCGCGGACGACTACGCGACCCTGTTCCACCGGAGCCCCGTCGAGGCCGGGGAACACACCCTCACCGGACTGAGCCGGGGGATCGTCGCCAACCGGATCTCCTACGCCCTGGGCCTCAGCGGCCCCAGTCTGGTGGTCGACACCGGGCAGTCCTCGTCGCTGGTCGCCGTCCATCTGGCCTGCCAGAGCCTGCGCCGAGGCGAATCGGACCTGGCCCTGGCGGGCGGGGTCAACCTCATCCTCGCCCCGGACAGCACGGACGCCACCGAGAAGTTCGGGGCCCTGTCCCCGGACGGCCGGTGCTTCACCTTCGACCACCGGGCCAATGGCTATGTGCGCGGCGAGGGCGGCGGCCTGGTGGTGCTCAAGCCGTTCGCGGCCGCCCGAGCCGACGGCGACCACATCTACTGCCTCATCCGCGGCAGCGCGGTGAACAACGACGGCCCCGGCGCCGGACTGACCACCCCCACCACGCGCGGTCAGCAGGACGCCCTGCGCCGGGCCTGCGCCGAGGCCGGTGTGCACCCCTCGGACCTGAGTTACGTCGAACTGCACGGCACCGGCACCAAGGTCGGCGATCCGATCGAGGCCCGCTCCCTGGGCGCGGTCCTCGGCGCCGCCCGCCCGGCCACCTCCCCGCTGGCCGTCGGCTCGGCGAAGACGAACGTCGGACACCTGGAGGCCGCGGCGGGGATCGTCGGCCTGATCAAGACCACCCTGGCCATCGAACACGGTGTGCTGCCCCCCACCCTCAACTTCGAACGCCCCCACCCCGATATCCCCCTGGACGACCTGAACCTCCGCGTCCAGACCACCCTGGGCCCCTGGCCGGACCGGGGCCGGCCGCGGGTCGCGGGGGTCAACTCCTTCGGCATGGGCGGCACCAACTGCCATGTCGTCCTGGCCGAGCCCCCCGGCGGACCGGCCGCCGAGCAGCCGGCCCAGTTGGCGGAGGAGTCGAGGGACATATCGGTCCCCGCCCTGCCCTGGCTCCTGTCCGGCCGCACCGCACCCGCCCTGCGCGCCCAGGCCGGGCGGCTGCGCACCCACCTGGCCGAGAACCCGGCACTGCGCCCGGTGGACGTGGCCTATTCGCTGGCCACATCGCGGGCCGCGCTGGAACAACGCGCGGTGGTGGTCACCCCGGGGGCAGCCGAGGCTGGGGAAGCCGCTGCCCATGGGCTGGGGGCGCTCGCGGCGGACGAGCCCGCCGCGGAGGTCGTCCGGGGTGTGGTGGCGGAGGGCACGTGTGCGTTGTTGTTCGCGGGTCAGGGGTCGCAGCGGGTGGGGATGGGGCGGGAGCTGTATGAGTCGTATCCGGTGTTCGCGGAGGCGTTTGACGCGGTGTGTGAGGGGTTCGCGCCGTTGCCGGTGAGGGATGTGGTGTTTGGAGCTGACCAGGAGCTGTTGGATCGTACGGAGTTTGCTCAGCCTGCGTTGTTCGCGGTTGAGGTGGCGTTGTTCCGGTTGGTGGAGTCCTGGGGTGTGGTCCCGGATTTCGTGCTGGGGCATTCGGTGGGTGAGTTGGCTGCCGCGCATGTGGCGGGGGTGTTCTCGTTGGGGGATGCGTGCCGGTTGGTGGGGGCGCGGGGTCGGTTGATGCAGGCGTTGCCTTCGGGCGGGGCGATGGTGGCGGTGGAGGCGTCCGAGGCTGAGGTGTTGGAGGCCCTGGCGGAGCGCGACGGCGTTGATGTCGCGGCGGTCAATGGTCCGTCGTCGACGGTGGTGTCGGGTGTGGCGTCGGTAGTGGAGGCGGTTGCGGCGGAGTGGGAGGCGCGGGGTCGTCGGGTGCGTCGACTGCGCGTGTCGCACGCGTTCCATTCGTCCCTGATGGACGGGATGCTGGACGATTTCCGGCGGGTGGCGGAGTCGGTGGAGTACGCCGAGCCGAGGATTCCGCTGGTGCTGAATGTGTCCGGTCGGGTGGGTGTGCCGGATGGTGCGGAGTACTGGGTGCGCCATGTACGTGAGGCGGTCCGTTTCCACGATGGTGTCCGTGCCCTGGAGGCCGAGGGCGTCACCACATTCGTGGAGCTGGGGCCGGACGGGACGTTGTCGGGGATGGCTCAGGACAGTGTGGCCGGGGTGAGCGTCCCGGTCCTGCGGCGTGATCGTCCGGAGGCCGAGTCGTTGTGGCGGGCGGTGGCGACCGCCCATGTGCGGGGTGTGGCCGTGGACTGGCACGCGGTCTTCGCCGGTAGCGGTGCCCGTCGCGTTCCCCTGCCCACCTACGCCTTCCAGCGGAAGCGCTACTGGCTGGGCGATCCCACCGAGGGCCCCACCGAGGGCGAGGCCCCCGCCGAGGCAGCCGTGGAGCCCGCCTCACTCGCCCGGCGGCTCCACGGCCGGCCCGAGGACGAGCAGGAACGGATCGTCCTGGACGTGGTGCGCGCCCATGCCGCCGCGGTGCTCGGGCACAGCACACCCCAGGACATCGACCCGGGACTGTCCTTCAAGGACCACGGCTTCACCTCGGGGACCTCCGTCGAGCTGCGCAACGCCCTCAACGAGGCCACCGCTCTCACCCTGCCGAGCAGCCTGCTCTTCGACCAGCCCACCCCGCTCGTCCTGGCCCGGCACATCCGTGACCAGCTCCTCGGTTCGCGGGAGAGTGCGCCGTCCCTCCGGCCGACCGTGGCCCCGGCGGACCGGGACCCCGTGGTGATCACCGCGATGGGCTGCCGGTTCCCGGGCGGGGTGACCTCTCCCGAACTGCTGTGGCGACTGGTCGCCGACGAGGTCGACGCCATCACCGGCCTTCCGGCCGATCGCGGGTGGAGCCCCGATGAGCTGTACGACCCCGAGGGCGCCGGGCTGGGCACGTCGTATGCGCGGGAAGGCGGTTTTCTGACCGGCCTCGGCGACTTCGACGCGGAGTTCTTCGGCATCAGCCCGCGTGAGGCGCTGGCGATGGATCCACAGCAGCGGTTGCTGCTGGAGGTGACCTGGGAGACGTTCGAACGGGCCGGGATCGACCCGGCCACGCTCCGGGGCAGCCGCACGGGCGTGTTCATGGGCGCCACCGCCCAGGAGTACGGCCCGCGTCTGTACGAGTCCGACGAGGACGCCGCCGGGTATCTGCTGACCGGGACCACCGCCAGCGTGGTGTCCGGGCGGGTGGCGTACACCTTCGGCCTGGAGGGTCCGGCGCTGACGGTGGACACGGCGTGCTCGTCGTCGCTGGTGGCCCTGCATCTGGCCACCCGGGCGCTGGCGAGCGGCGAATGCGATCTGGCGCTGGCCGGCGGAGTCACCGCCATGGCGGCGCCGGGCATGTTCGTGGAGTTCAGCAGGCAGCGGGGGCTGGCACCGGACGGCCGGTGCAAGGCGTTCGCGGCGTCCGCTGACGGTACGGGGTGGGCGGAAGGCGTGGGCGTGCTGCTGGTGGCCCGGTTGTCGGAGGCGCGTCGGCGTGGGCTTCCGGTGCTGGCGGTGGTGCGGGGCAGCGCGGTCAACCAGGACGGTGCGAGCAATGGGCTGACGGCGCCGAACGGTCCGTCGCAGCAGCGGGTGATCCGCGACGCTCTCGTGGGGGCCCGGTTGGGGCCGGGCGATGTCGATGCGGTGGAGGCGCACGGCACGGGGACGAAGCTGGGCGATCCGATCGAGGCGCAGGCGCTGCTGGCGACGTACGGGCGGGGGCGTGCGGTGGACCGGCCCTTGTGGCTGGGGTCGTTGAAGTCGAACATCGGGCATGCGCAGGCGGCGGCCGGTGTGGGTGGCGTCATCAAGATGGTGATGGCGATGCGGCATGGTGTGTTGCCGAGGACGTTGCATGTGGATGAGCCGTCGCCGCATGTGGACTGGTCGTCGGGTGGGGTGTCGCTGCTGACGGAGGCGCGGGAGTGGCCGGAGACGGACGGCCGGCCGAGGCGCGCGGGTGTCTCGTCGTTCGGGGTCAGCGGCACCAATGCGCATGTGGTTCTCGAACACGTGCACGTTCCGGCCGACCACATCGCGGCCGTGGAGGCCGTGGAGGGGGCGGTTGAGGGCGGCCCGGTGGTCTGGGCCCTCTCGGCGAGGAGCGCTGAGGCGCTGCGTGCCCAGGCCGCGCGGCTGGCCGCCTTCGTGGACGGTGCGCCGGAGCTTCGTCCCCTCGACGTGGGATGGTCGCTGGCCACCACGCGAGCGGCACTGGACCGCCGCGCCGTGGTGGTCGGACGGAGCCGGGCGGATTTCCTCGATCAGCTGCGTGACCTTTCGCCGTCCGCGGCTCCGGGCGGGGTACTGCGGACCGCCGGGCGAACGGTGTTGGTGTTTCCGGGGCAGGGGTCGCAGTGGGTGGGGATGGCGGTGGATCTGCTGGGGGCTTCGCCGGTGTTCGCGGGGCGGATGGCGGAGTGTGAGCGGGCGTTGTCGGCTCATGTGGATTGGTCGTTGACCGGGGTGTTGGGGGACGAGGTCGCGTTGGGGCGGGTGGATGTGGTGCAGCCGGTGTTGTGGGCGGTGATGGTGTCGTTGGCGGCGTTGTGGGAGTCGTTGGGTGTGGTGCCGGGTGCGGTGGTGGGGCATTCGCAGGGTGAGATCGCGGCGGCGTGTGTGGCGGGTGGGTTGTCGTTGGAGGACGGGGCGCGGGTGGTGGCGCTGCGCAGCCGGGCGCTGACCGCACTCGCTGGTGGCGGCGGGATGGTGTCGGTGGCGGTGTCGGCCGACGACGCGATTGCGCTGCTGGAGCCGTGGGACGGCCGGGTGGGCGTGGCGGCGGTGAACGGCCCGTCGTCGGTGGTGGTGTCCGGGGACGCGGCGGCGCTGGACGAGTTTGTCGCGGCCTGTGAGGTGGATGGTGTGCGGGCGCGCCGTATCGAGGTGGACTACGCCTCGCATTCGGCGCATGTGGAGGTGCTGCGGGAGCGGTTGCTGGAGGAGCTGAGCGGGATCGCTCCGATGCGTTCCCGGGTGCCGTTCTTCTCCACGGTGACGGGTGACTGGCTCGACACCGAGCAGTTGGATGCCGGGTATTGGTATCGGAATCTGCGGGAGACGGTGCGGTTCGCCACGGCGACCCAGGCGCTGCTCGACGACGGTTTCGGGGTGTTCATCGAGGCCAGCGCCCACCCGGTGCTGACCTACGGAGTGCAGGAGAGCATCGAGGCGGCGGGTGCGGAGGCGGTGGCGCTGGGCTCGCTGCGCCGGGACGAGGGCGGTCTGGATCGGTTCCTGCGGTCCGTGGGCGAGGCGTATGTCCATGGTGTGGACGTGGACTGGTCGTCGTTGTTCGAGGGCGCGCGGCGGGTCGATCTGCCGACGTACGCCTTCCAGCGGCAGCGCTACTGGCTCGACGCGCAGGGCGGCCGCCAGGACGCCGGCAGCCTGGGGCTCGCGCGGGCGGACCATCCGCTCCTGGGGGCCGCCGTCGAGCTGCCCGGTGACGGTGGTCTCGTCCTGACCGGGCGGCTGTCGCTGTCGTCCCATCCGTGGCTGGCCGACCATACGGTGCTCGGCAGCGCGCTGTTCCCGGGCACCGCCTTCCTGGAGCTCGCCGCGCACGCCGGGCGGGAAGCCGGATGCGCCCTGCTGGAGGAGCTGACCCTCCAGGCGCCCCTCGTGCTCTCCGCGACCGGCGGCGTGTCGCTGCACGTACGGGTGTCGGCGCCGGACGACGAGGGCCGCCGGTCGCTGGAGATCCACAGCAGGCCGCAGGACGCCCCGGCCGAGGCGCCCTGGACCCGGCACGCGGCCGGTGTGCTGGCGGTCTCCGCTGACCCGGTGGTCACCACGGCCCGGTCGGCGGCCGCCTGGCCGTCGCCCGCCGACCGCGCGTCGGTGGACGTGGCGGGCCTGTACGACACCCTGAGCGAGACCGGCTACCACTACGGGCCCGCTTTCCAGGGGCTGAGCGCGGTGTGGCGGGCCGACGGCGAGGTGTTCGCCGAGACACGGCTCCCCCAGGGCCTGGAACCCGCCTCCTTCGGCCTCCACCCCGCGCTGCTGGACGCCGCGCTGCACGCGGTCCTCCTCGACCCCGCGGACCGGACACCGGACGTCCGGCTGCCCTTCGCCTGGACCGGTGTGCTGCTGCGGCCCACGGCCGCGACCGCCCTGCGGGTACGGATGTCACCGGCCGGCCCGGAAGCGGTCAAACTGGTCGTCACCGACGAGGCGGGCGAGCACATCGCCACCGTCGACTCGCTGGCGCTGCGCCCGGTCTCGTCCGAGGAGCTGCGCGCCGGCCGGAGGAATCCGGCCGAGTCGCTGTACGGGGTGGAGTGGTCGGCGGCGACCCTGCCCACCGGGCCGTTCGACGACGCCCCGTACCGGGTGCCCGACGGCGGCGAGCTGCCCGCCGCGGCCCGGACGCCGTCCGTGGTGACCGTCGCGCTGGGCCCGGCCGGCGCCGGCCAGGGCGGCCCGCACGCCGCGCACGACGTGGCCGAGCGGGCGTTGACGCTGATACGGCAGTGGCTCGAGGACGAGGAACGGCCCGCCGCCGCGCGGCTGGTGATCGTCACCCGCCGGGCGGTGGGCGTCCGCGCGGACGAGGAGATCGCGGACCTGGCCGGGGCCGTCGTATGGGGGCTGGTCCGCTCGGCGCAGTCCGAGCACCCCGGCCGCTTCGTCCTGATCGACGTGGACGGCACCGAGGAGTCCGAGCCCGTCCTGGCCGCCGCTGTCGCCTCCGGCGAGCCGCAGCTGGCCCTGCGCTCGGGCGTGGCGTACGTACCCCGGCTGACCAGGGTCGCATCGGCGGGCGCGGGCGTTGGTGTTGGTTCCGGGGTGGGTGTGGATGCCGGTGCTACCGGTGCCGGTGCCGGTGGTGCTGCCCCTGTCGGTGCGGCCGAACCGTTGGACCCGGACGGCACGGTCCTGGTCACCGGCGGCACCGGCGCCCTCGGCGCGCTGATCGCCCGCCATCTGGTCACCCACCACGGGGTCCGCCGACTGCTGCTGACCGGCCGCCGCGGCGCCCAGGCCCCCGGCGCGGCGGAGCTGGTGGCCGAGCTCGCCGAACTGGGCGCCGACGCACGGGCCGTGGCCTGCGATGTGGCCGACCGGGACGCCTTGGCCGCCGTGCTGGCCGATGTTCCGCGGTCCCATCCGCTGACCGCCGTCGTGCACGCCGCGGGCGTACTCGACGACGGCCTCGTCACCGCGCTCACCCCCGAACGGCTGCACGCCGTGCTGCGCCCCAAGGTGGACGCGGCCTGGCATCTGCACGAGCTGACGGCCGGACAGAGCCTCGCCGCCTTCGTCCTGTTCTCCTCCGTCGTCGGCACGCTCGGCGGCGCCGGGCAGGGCAACTACGCGGCGGCCAACACCTTCCTGGACGCGCTCGCGCACCATCGGCGCGCGACCGGGCTGGCCGGGCAGTCCCTGGCCTGGGGGCTGTGGGAGGAGGTCGGCGGGATGACCGGACACCTGGACGAGGCCGACCGGCGGCGGATCGAACGCCACGGCATGACCCCGTTGTCCCGCCGCGACGGCCTGGAGCTGTTCGACCTGGCGCGGGCGTCCGGCCGTGCCCTGGCCGTACCGGCGCACCTGGTGGTCGGGGCGCTGCGCACCCATCCGTCGCCGCTGGTGGCGGGGCTGGTGCCGGGCGCCGCGAGGGCCGCCCGGCCCGGACCGGCCGAGTCGCCGGCCGAGTCGCTCGCCGGACGGGTGGCCGGTCTGGCGCCGGAGGAGCGGGAGCGCGCGGTGCTGGAGTTCGTACGCGCCCAGACCGCCGCCGTGCTGGGGCATGACACGCCGGAGGCGGTCGACGAGGAGCAGGCGTTCAAGAAGCTGGGGTTCGACTCGCTGACCGCGGTCGACCTGCGGAACCGCGTCACCGCGGCGAGCGGTCTCGCGCTGCCGGTCACCGTGGTCTTCAACCATCCCACGCCCGCGGCGCTCGCCCGCCACCTGCTCGAGGAGCTGGGCGCGGGGGAGCGGACGGGGACCGACCTGGTGCTGGCCGAACTCGACCGGGCGGAGGAGGCGTTCGCCGGAGTGCCGTCCGACGACGGCCGGCGCGGAGCGGTCACCGCGCGGCTGCGGGCGATGCTGCGGAAGTGGGACGAAGCCGTCGGCCGTCGCCTCGACGGGCCGGTCCCGTCCCCGGACCCGTCCTCGGCCGGGGCCGGGGACGGGGACCTCGACGAGGACGTGGACCTCGGCACGGCCACCGACGAGGCCATGTTCGAGCTGATCGACAAGGAGCTGGGACACCCGTGA